The following are encoded together in the Janthinobacterium sp. Marseille genome:
- the kdpA gene encoding potassium-transporting ATPase subunit KdpA — protein MTTQSIILLAVFLLVLLVLAYPLGTYLAKVGGTAPIRGLGWLARFEQFLYRMAGSNAQTEMSWKGYAIALLVFNVLGTFFVYAVQRMQAWLPLNPQAFGNVSPDSSFNTAVSFVANTNWQGYGGESTMSYLTQMLALSGQNFFSAATGIAVIYALIRGFSHRSVKSIGNFWVDLTRSTLYVLLPLSVIVAVVLMSQGVIQNFSSYKDVALIDPITYQQPKVGTDGQPVVDDKGAPVLETLTAKTQTIAMGPVASQEAIKMLGTNGGGFFNANSAHPYENPTAFSNLVEMLAIFLIPAALCFTFGRMVGDMRQGWAILGAMTLLFVVLTAVVMGAEQQAHPGLAALGVDQGASLMQAGGNMEGKETRFGISASTLFAAVTTAASCGAVNAMHDSFTPLGGMIPTVLMQLGEVVFGGVGTGLYGMLVFAILAVFIAGLMIGRTPEYLGKKIQAYEMKMASLVILVTPCLVLLGTAIAVVLDPGKAGILNPGAHGFSEVLYAFTSAANNNGSAFAGLSANTPFYNVMLAIAMWFGRFAVIVPVLAIAGSLAAKKRLEVNAGTMPTHGPLFIALLVGTVLLVGVLNYVPALALGPVVEHLQLFK, from the coding sequence ATGACGACGCAATCAATTATCTTGCTGGCGGTATTCCTGCTGGTTTTGCTGGTGCTGGCGTATCCGCTCGGCACCTATCTGGCCAAGGTCGGTGGCACTGCGCCTATACGCGGGCTGGGCTGGCTCGCCCGATTCGAGCAATTCCTGTATCGGATGGCGGGCAGCAATGCACAAACCGAGATGAGCTGGAAAGGCTATGCAATAGCCTTGCTGGTCTTCAACGTGCTCGGCACTTTCTTTGTCTATGCGGTGCAACGCATGCAGGCCTGGCTGCCTTTGAATCCGCAAGCTTTTGGCAATGTCAGTCCGGACTCGTCGTTCAATACCGCCGTCAGCTTTGTTGCCAATACCAACTGGCAAGGCTATGGCGGTGAATCGACGATGAGTTACCTGACGCAAATGCTGGCGCTGAGCGGACAGAACTTCTTTTCCGCCGCGACCGGTATTGCCGTGATCTATGCACTGATACGTGGCTTCAGCCATCGTTCGGTCAAATCGATAGGCAACTTCTGGGTCGACCTGACACGTTCCACCCTGTATGTCTTGCTGCCTTTGTCGGTCATCGTCGCCGTCGTGCTGATGAGCCAGGGCGTGATACAGAATTTCTCTTCCTACAAGGATGTGGCGCTGATCGATCCGATTACTTACCAGCAGCCGAAAGTTGGTACGGATGGACAGCCGGTGGTCGATGACAAGGGCGCACCGGTACTGGAAACCCTGACTGCCAAAACGCAAACCATCGCGATGGGCCCGGTTGCTTCGCAGGAAGCGATCAAGATGCTGGGTACCAATGGCGGTGGCTTCTTCAATGCCAATTCGGCACATCCATATGAAAACCCGACTGCCTTCAGCAATCTGGTGGAAATGCTGGCGATCTTCCTGATCCCGGCGGCGCTGTGTTTCACCTTCGGTCGCATGGTTGGTGATATGCGCCAGGGCTGGGCCATCCTCGGCGCAATGACCTTGCTGTTCGTCGTGCTCACCGCAGTGGTGATGGGTGCCGAGCAACAGGCGCATCCGGGCCTGGCTGCACTGGGCGTGGACCAGGGCGCAAGCCTGATGCAGGCCGGCGGCAATATGGAAGGCAAGGAAACCCGTTTCGGCATCAGTGCCTCGACCTTGTTTGCAGCTGTAACGACAGCGGCATCCTGTGGTGCGGTCAATGCAATGCATGACTCATTTACACCTCTCGGCGGCATGATCCCTACGGTCTTGATGCAACTGGGTGAAGTGGTGTTTGGCGGCGTCGGTACCGGTTTGTACGGGATGCTGGTGTTCGCCATCCTGGCCGTATTCATCGCCGGCCTGATGATAGGACGTACACCGGAATACCTGGGCAAGAAAATCCAGGCTTATGAAATGAAGATGGCTTCGCTGGTGATCCTCGTCACGCCTTGCCTGGTCTTGCTGGGTACGGCCATTGCAGTGGTGCTGGACCCGGGCAAGGCCGGCATCCTGAATCCGGGCGCACATGGCTTTTCCGAAGTGCTGTATGCCTTTACATCGGCTGCGAATAACAACGGTAGCGCGTTTGCCGGACTGTCCGCCAACACGCCGTTCTATAACGTGATGCTGGCGATAGCGATGTGGTTCGGTCGCTTTGCCGTGATCGTTCCGGTGCTGGCGATTGCCGGTTCACTGGCCGCGAAGAAACGGCTGGAGGTCAATGCTGGCACCATGCCGACACATGGCCCGCTGTTCATCGCCTTGCTGGTCGGTACCGTGCTGCTGGTTGGTGTCCTCAACTATGTACCGGCACTGGCACTCGGTCCGGTGGTAGAGCACCTGCAACTTTTCAAATAA
- the kdpF gene encoding K(+)-transporting ATPase subunit F — protein MNMFYLVGAVVAVGLLIYLLAALLNAEDL, from the coding sequence ATGAACATGTTTTACCTGGTGGGCGCGGTAGTTGCCGTCGGCCTGCTGATTTATTTGCTGGCGGCCTTGTTGAATGCGGAGGACCTGTAA
- a CDS encoding metal/formaldehyde-sensitive transcriptional repressor — translation MSHTKGDRKLLARVRRMKGQVEALEKALDGDSDCAAVLQQIAAIRGAANGLMAEVLESHIREHLGAQPVSEEERQADLEQVVTVLRSYLK, via the coding sequence ATGTCACATACCAAGGGCGACAGGAAATTACTGGCACGGGTGCGCCGCATGAAGGGGCAGGTCGAGGCTTTGGAAAAGGCGCTGGACGGAGATAGCGATTGTGCTGCGGTACTGCAGCAGATTGCGGCGATACGCGGCGCCGCGAACGGCTTGATGGCGGAAGTGCTGGAAAGCCATATCCGTGAACATCTTGGTGCACAGCCTGTTTCAGAAGAAGAACGCCAGGCCGACCTGGAGCAGGTTGTCACAGTCTTGCGTTCATACCTGAAGTAG
- the dmeF gene encoding CDF family Co(II)/Ni(II) efflux transporter DmeF: protein MNTPKTPDHLVHEHIFNRGNPIAEKKTAWALLLTTVMMVAEIISGYAFNSMALLADGWHMSSHSVALGLAVMAYVLARRYANDQRFAFGTWKIEILGAYTSALLLLLVAALMLYQSIERLINPTAVHYDQAIAIAVLGLVVNLACAYLLKDDHAHGHVHGHDHAHDDHHHDLNLRSAYMHVIADAATSVLAIIALFGGKLWGASWLDPAMGIVGAALVSVWAYGLIRDSGRFLLDAEMNAPVVEEIREVIAASPIPAAICDLHVWRVGKQKYACILTLAVHEAATPDYFRRQLAIHEELVHITVEIVHI, encoded by the coding sequence ATGAACACTCCGAAAACGCCGGATCACCTGGTACACGAACACATTTTCAATCGCGGCAATCCGATCGCGGAAAAGAAAACCGCGTGGGCGCTGCTATTGACGACCGTGATGATGGTGGCGGAAATCATCAGCGGCTATGCCTTCAATTCAATGGCATTGCTGGCCGATGGCTGGCATATGAGTTCGCATTCGGTAGCCCTGGGCCTGGCGGTGATGGCTTATGTACTGGCCCGGCGTTACGCGAATGACCAGCGCTTTGCCTTCGGCACCTGGAAGATAGAAATACTCGGCGCCTACACCAGCGCCCTGCTGCTCTTGCTGGTTGCGGCCTTGATGCTGTACCAGTCGATAGAACGCCTGATTAATCCGACTGCAGTGCACTACGACCAGGCAATTGCGATTGCCGTACTGGGCCTGGTCGTAAACCTGGCTTGCGCCTACCTGCTGAAGGATGATCATGCACATGGACACGTTCATGGTCACGACCATGCGCATGATGACCATCATCATGACCTGAACCTGCGTTCAGCCTATATGCATGTGATCGCGGATGCCGCGACCTCGGTGCTGGCGATCATCGCACTCTTCGGCGGCAAATTATGGGGTGCGAGCTGGCTCGATCCTGCCATGGGCATCGTCGGCGCAGCGCTGGTTTCGGTCTGGGCCTATGGCCTGATCAGAGATAGCGGGCGGTTCCTGCTGGATGCGGAAATGAATGCACCGGTAGTGGAAGAAATACGCGAAGTGATTGCCGCCAGCCCGATCCCGGCTGCGATCTGTGATTTACACGTTTGGCGTGTCGGTAAGCAAAAGTACGCCTGCATACTGACGCTGGCGGTGCACGAAGCTGCCACGCCGGATTATTTCCGTCGGCAGTTGGCGATACATGAGGAGTTGGTGCATATCACCGTGGAGATTGTGCATATCTGA
- a CDS encoding DNA starvation/stationary phase protection protein — protein MGVKATKDISAAMNGVLADVFALYLKTKNFHWHMSGPHFRDYHLLLDEQAVQIYAMTDLIAERIRKVGGMTLRSIGHIARTQRIKDNDADYVEPNDMLAELREDNKLLTSRLREAHGVCDEHHDIGTTSLIEVWIDETEQRTWFLFEAGRNADSTGH, from the coding sequence ATGGGCGTTAAAGCGACCAAGGATATTTCCGCCGCCATGAATGGCGTGCTGGCAGATGTGTTCGCGCTCTACCTGAAAACCAAAAACTTCCATTGGCATATGAGCGGCCCGCATTTCCGCGACTACCATTTGCTGTTGGACGAACAAGCTGTGCAAATCTACGCGATGACGGATCTGATTGCAGAACGTATCCGTAAAGTCGGCGGCATGACTTTGCGCTCCATCGGTCATATTGCCCGTACCCAACGCATCAAGGATAACGATGCGGATTACGTCGAGCCAAATGACATGCTGGCTGAATTGCGTGAAGACAACAAGTTGCTGACTTCACGTTTGCGCGAAGCCCATGGCGTCTGTGATGAACACCACGATATCGGTACCACCAGCCTGATCGAAGTCTGGATCGATGAAACCGAACAACGTACCTGGTTCCTGTTCGAAGCAGGTCGTAATGCTGATTCGACCGGGCACTGA
- a CDS encoding ABC transporter ATP-binding protein — translation MYILWTYLKPHGRLVALALLLAAISQVLALIDPIILGKIIDEYAIRPVDKTDQQLVSGVLTLLALALVIAVLSRLAKALQEYLTRLVVQKLGTEIFNDGLRQLLRLRFQEFEDLRSGETLSLLQKVRADSERFINSFVNTVFAAIVGMGFLTWYAVTKHWMLVPVFLIGVLVLGGLTGLLSREIKSQQRSIVRETNRNSGFIAESLRNIELIKSLGLTFAEIRRLQAQTIELFALEMKKVKRIRLLSFLQGTTLVVLKHAILFALLWLIFRDVLSTGELIAMQFISVAILAPLQELGNIIIAYREAEASLLNFDILMKKPVERGSKSAIDIGSIRDVRFEDVSFSHKHASEPALQHVSFSAGLGDTIAFVGPSGSGKSTLVKLLVGLYTPASGAVYYNDVSTRDLRYNRARRQIGFVTQETHLFAGTIRENLQFVKPDATDEEIIAAMEQASCAYLLEQSPEGLDTMIGEMGVKLSGGEKQRLSIARALIRQPRLLIFDEATSALDSLTEEQITDTVRMISARSTQITILIAHRLSTIMHANTIFVLEKGHIVESGSHLALLESKGLYYAMWRQQIGERSSWPGSKQHEAEPEEPENDKDPQMTIFNFGE, via the coding sequence ATGTACATCCTCTGGACTTACCTCAAACCGCATGGCCGGCTGGTTGCACTGGCCCTGCTATTGGCAGCGATCAGCCAGGTACTGGCGCTGATCGATCCGATCATCCTCGGCAAAATCATCGACGAATACGCGATCCGGCCGGTCGACAAGACCGACCAGCAACTGGTTTCCGGCGTTTTGACCTTGCTTGCGCTGGCCCTCGTTATCGCCGTATTGTCCCGCCTGGCCAAGGCTTTGCAGGAATACCTGACGCGGCTGGTGGTGCAAAAGCTGGGTACCGAGATTTTCAATGATGGCTTGCGCCAGTTGCTGCGCCTGCGCTTCCAGGAGTTCGAAGACTTGCGTAGCGGCGAAACCCTGTCGCTGCTGCAAAAGGTAAGGGCCGACAGCGAACGCTTCATCAATTCCTTCGTGAATACGGTCTTTGCCGCGATTGTCGGCATGGGCTTCCTGACCTGGTATGCGGTGACCAAGCACTGGATGCTGGTGCCGGTATTCCTGATCGGCGTGCTGGTGCTGGGTGGCCTGACCGGCCTGCTGAGCCGTGAAATCAAAAGCCAGCAGCGCTCCATCGTGCGCGAAACCAATCGCAATTCCGGCTTCATCGCCGAATCGTTGCGCAATATCGAATTGATCAAAAGCCTGGGCCTGACCTTTGCCGAAATCCGTCGTTTGCAGGCGCAAACGATAGAGCTGTTCGCGCTGGAAATGAAGAAGGTCAAACGTATCCGCCTGCTATCCTTCCTGCAGGGCACGACGCTGGTGGTGCTCAAGCACGCCATCCTGTTTGCCTTGCTGTGGCTGATTTTCCGTGATGTGCTGAGTACCGGCGAATTGATCGCGATGCAATTCATCTCGGTCGCCATCCTCGCGCCTTTGCAGGAGCTGGGCAATATCATCATCGCTTACCGCGAGGCGGAAGCATCATTGCTGAACTTCGACATCCTGATGAAGAAGCCGGTCGAACGTGGTTCGAAGTCAGCGATAGATATCGGTTCGATCAGGGACGTGCGCTTTGAAGATGTGAGTTTCAGCCACAAACATGCGAGTGAACCGGCCTTGCAGCATGTTTCGTTTTCCGCCGGACTGGGCGATACCATTGCCTTTGTCGGGCCGTCCGGTTCGGGCAAGTCGACGCTGGTGAAATTGCTGGTGGGTTTGTATACGCCGGCCAGCGGCGCGGTGTATTACAACGATGTTTCCACCAGGGACTTGCGTTACAACCGGGCGCGGCGCCAGATCGGCTTCGTGACGCAGGAGACGCATCTGTTCGCCGGCACGATACGCGAGAACCTGCAATTCGTTAAGCCGGATGCGACGGATGAAGAAATCATCGCCGCGATGGAACAGGCTTCCTGCGCTTATTTGCTGGAGCAGTCGCCGGAAGGGCTGGATACGATGATAGGCGAGATGGGTGTCAAGCTATCCGGCGGTGAAAAGCAAAGGCTGTCGATTGCGCGGGCGCTGATCCGGCAGCCGCGCCTGCTGATCTTTGATGAAGCGACTTCGGCGCTGGATTCGCTGACCGAGGAACAGATTACCGATACGGTACGCATGATTTCCGCGCGCAGTACGCAAATCACGATCCTGATTGCGCACAGGCTATCAACCATCATGCATGCGAACACCATCTTCGTGCTGGAAAAAGGGCATATCGTTGAAAGCGGCAGCCACCTCGCTTTGCTGGAGAGTAAAGGCTTGTACTACGCGATGTGGCGCCAGCAAATCGGCGAGCGCAGCAGCTGGCCCGGCAGCAAGCAGCATGAAGCCGAGCCGGAAGAGCCGGAGAACGATAAGGATCCGCAAATGACGATCTTCAATTTTGGTGAGTGA
- the kdpB gene encoding potassium-transporting ATPase subunit KdpB → MTRKNLSLFDSKLIGPAIVDSFKKLNPRAQLRSPVMFVVYVGSIITTLLFIQSITGQGEASPGFILAASVWLWFTVLFANFAESLAEGRSKAQAASLRALKQTVLAKKLAIPKHGTSWLPAAPSDLRKGDTVLVEAGDVIPVDGEVIEGVASVDESAITGESAPVIRESGGDFSAVTGGTRVLSDWLVVRIAVNPGEAFIDRMIAMVEGAKRQKTPNEIALTILLVALSIVFLVVTVTLLPMSLFSVEMAKAAGVASSPITMTVLIALLVCLIPTTIGGLLSAIGVAGMSRMMQANVIATSGRAVEAAGDVDVLLLDKTGTITLGNRQASEFYPAPGVTQIQLADVAQLASLADETPEGRSIVILAKQKFNMRERDIAALQASFVHFSAQTRMSGVDLGERAIRKGSVDAVKKHVEALGRSFPEEVSRLVDDISRRGSTPLVVVDDGRVMGAVELKDIVKGGIKERFAELRRMGIKTVMITGDNKLTAAAIAAEAGVDDFLAEATPEDKLKLIRDYQSQGRLVAMTGDGTNDAPALAQADVAVAMNSGTQAAKEAGNMVDLDSNPTKLLEIVEIGKQMLMTRGSLTTFSIANDVAKYFAIIPAAFVTTYPQLKALDIMQLSSPSSAIMSAVIFNALIIVVLIPLALKGVKYRAVGAAALLRRNMLIYGLGGILVPFVGIKLIDMILNVLHLV, encoded by the coding sequence ATGACGCGCAAGAACCTGTCGCTGTTCGATAGCAAGCTGATAGGTCCGGCTATCGTCGATTCGTTCAAAAAACTGAATCCACGTGCACAGTTGCGCAGCCCTGTGATGTTTGTCGTGTATGTCGGCAGCATCATCACCACGCTGTTGTTTATCCAATCCATTACCGGGCAGGGCGAAGCCAGCCCCGGCTTTATCCTTGCCGCCTCGGTGTGGCTGTGGTTCACCGTGCTGTTTGCCAATTTCGCCGAATCGCTGGCTGAAGGTCGCAGCAAGGCGCAAGCCGCATCCTTGCGTGCATTGAAACAGACTGTACTCGCCAAAAAATTGGCGATACCGAAGCATGGCACATCATGGTTGCCTGCCGCGCCATCCGATTTACGCAAAGGCGATACGGTGCTGGTGGAAGCCGGCGATGTAATCCCGGTCGATGGCGAAGTAATTGAAGGCGTGGCTTCAGTCGATGAAAGCGCGATTACCGGCGAATCCGCACCAGTCATCCGTGAATCCGGTGGTGACTTTTCAGCTGTTACCGGCGGTACCCGCGTACTGTCGGACTGGCTGGTGGTCAGGATTGCAGTGAATCCGGGCGAAGCCTTTATCGATCGCATGATTGCGATGGTCGAAGGTGCCAAACGCCAAAAGACACCGAATGAAATCGCTTTGACGATCTTGCTGGTGGCCTTGAGCATCGTGTTCCTGGTGGTGACGGTGACCCTGTTGCCGATGTCCCTGTTCTCGGTGGAAATGGCGAAGGCAGCCGGTGTAGCCAGTTCGCCGATTACGATGACAGTGTTGATCGCCTTGCTGGTATGCCTGATCCCGACCACGATCGGCGGTTTGCTGTCGGCGATTGGTGTGGCCGGCATGAGCCGCATGATGCAGGCGAATGTGATCGCGACTTCCGGCCGTGCCGTTGAAGCTGCAGGTGACGTGGACGTACTCTTGCTGGACAAGACCGGCACCATCACACTCGGCAATCGCCAGGCTTCCGAATTCTATCCAGCACCGGGCGTGACGCAAATCCAGCTGGCCGATGTGGCGCAGCTGGCTTCGCTGGCGGATGAAACACCGGAAGGCCGCAGCATCGTGATCCTGGCCAAACAGAAGTTCAATATGCGCGAGCGCGATATTGCCGCCTTGCAGGCGAGCTTCGTCCACTTCAGTGCGCAGACCCGCATGAGCGGTGTCGACCTCGGTGAACGGGCGATCCGTAAAGGTTCGGTCGATGCGGTGAAGAAGCATGTGGAAGCATTGGGCCGCAGTTTTCCGGAAGAAGTGTCGCGCCTGGTCGATGACATCTCGCGTCGTGGCAGTACGCCTTTGGTGGTGGTCGATGACGGCCGTGTGATGGGTGCGGTCGAGCTCAAGGACATCGTCAAAGGCGGTATCAAGGAACGCTTTGCCGAACTGCGTCGCATGGGTATCAAAACCGTGATGATCACAGGCGACAACAAATTGACGGCTGCAGCGATTGCCGCCGAAGCCGGCGTCGATGACTTCCTGGCGGAAGCAACACCGGAAGACAAGCTCAAGCTGATTCGCGATTATCAGTCGCAAGGTCGACTGGTGGCGATGACCGGTGACGGTACCAATGATGCACCGGCGCTGGCACAGGCTGACGTCGCAGTGGCGATGAACTCAGGCACGCAGGCGGCGAAGGAGGCCGGCAATATGGTCGATCTCGATTCGAATCCGACCAAGTTGCTGGAGATCGTCGAAATCGGCAAACAAATGCTGATGACGCGCGGTTCATTGACAACATTCTCGATTGCGAATGACGTCGCCAAATACTTCGCGATTATCCCGGCCGCTTTCGTGACGACTTATCCGCAATTGAAAGCGCTGGACATCATGCAATTGAGCAGTCCGTCATCGGCCATCATGTCGGCTGTCATTTTCAATGCGCTGATCATCGTCGTACTGATCCCATTGGCTTTGAAAGGCGTGAAGTATCGCGCCGTGGGTGCTGCCGCCTTGTTACGTCGCAATATGCTGATCTATGGGCTGGGTGGGATTTTGGTGCCATTCGTTGGTATCAAGTTGATCGACATGATCCTGAACGTTCTCCATTTGGTTTAA
- a CDS encoding GGDEF domain-containing protein, whose protein sequence is MLTLASILTTTALLSLAMAIVLGSLLRSNVAGVQEWFASNLMVVISLPLLALRDLIPDFISIVIANSVLALAASYYYVGCARFVGRPSRWGLLISAIAVIALGLVIWRYAVNSIPVRVLIMTIFFTVVCISAAVVLLRHRPPHRNPYNYWFAASLALIFAVCQLTRGIYFITLDQPSNTMMFDTFWNIVLMVIGAVTLPTMTMAAVMLTHDAMLANLEDAANHDHLTEALSRKRLEAVAREQILRAGKFGRPLSLLIIDLDHFKRINDTYGHAGGDEVLREFARMTRASLRDGDALGRLGGEEFGILLPNTDTVGALAIARRLREDSERHLISGTFGECHYSISIGIATWRDGENFDRLSIRADRALYTAKNSGRNRVLVDEHAGADSLASAAA, encoded by the coding sequence ATGCTGACTCTTGCTTCGATCCTGACCACCACCGCCTTGCTCAGTCTCGCAATGGCGATAGTGCTGGGATCGCTACTGCGTTCCAATGTGGCAGGGGTGCAGGAGTGGTTTGCATCGAACCTGATGGTGGTCATTTCGCTGCCCTTGCTGGCTTTGCGCGACCTGATCCCGGATTTCATCTCCATCGTCATTGCCAACTCCGTGCTGGCGCTGGCTGCCTCTTATTACTATGTAGGTTGTGCGCGCTTCGTCGGACGGCCATCGCGCTGGGGCTTGCTGATAAGCGCCATTGCCGTGATTGCACTGGGCCTGGTCATCTGGCGCTATGCGGTCAACAGTATCCCGGTACGGGTGCTGATCATGACGATCTTCTTCACCGTGGTTTGCATTTCGGCCGCCGTCGTGCTGCTGCGCCATCGGCCGCCACATCGCAATCCGTACAATTATTGGTTTGCCGCCAGCCTGGCGCTGATTTTCGCGGTGTGCCAACTGACGCGCGGCATTTATTTCATTACGCTGGACCAGCCGTCGAACACCATGATGTTCGATACCTTCTGGAATATCGTGCTGATGGTGATCGGCGCGGTGACTTTGCCAACCATGACCATGGCGGCTGTAATGCTGACGCATGATGCGATGCTGGCCAATCTGGAAGATGCGGCCAACCACGATCACCTGACCGAAGCCTTGTCGCGTAAACGCCTGGAAGCAGTGGCGCGTGAACAAATCCTGCGCGCCGGTAAATTCGGCCGACCCTTGTCCTTGCTGATCATCGATCTCGACCATTTCAAGCGCATCAACGATACCTATGGCCATGCCGGTGGTGACGAGGTCTTGCGTGAATTTGCCCGCATGACGCGGGCTTCGCTGCGCGACGGCGATGCACTGGGCCGCCTCGGTGGTGAAGAATTCGGTATCCTGTTGCCGAATACCGATACCGTCGGCGCGTTGGCAATTGCACGACGCCTGCGCGAAGATTCCGAGCGACACCTGATTTCCGGCACCTTCGGCGAGTGTCATTACAGTATCAGTATCGGTATTGCGACCTGGCGCGACGGCGAAAACTTTGATCGCTTAAGCATACGGGCTGACCGCGCGTTGTACACTGCAAAGAATTCCGGCCGCAACCGCGTGCTGGTGGATGAGCATGCCGGTGCCGATAGCCTGGCTTCTGCCGCAGCCTGA
- the kdpC gene encoding potassium-transporting ATPase subunit KdpC has product MKSTFRPALVIFAMLTLICGVIYPYAITGIGKLVFPGQAEGSLVTQNGAAVGSSLIGQAFTSPQYFWGRPSATGPMPNNASASGGSNLGPTNPALLDAVKGRIDALKAADPGNTAAVPVDLVTASGSGLDPEISVAAAYYQMPRVARERKMAVEEVKAMIDRISQPQYMGFFGENRVNVLTLNLALDQR; this is encoded by the coding sequence ATGAAATCCACTTTTCGTCCCGCATTGGTAATCTTCGCAATGCTGACGCTGATTTGCGGTGTGATCTATCCGTACGCAATAACCGGTATAGGCAAGCTAGTGTTTCCCGGCCAGGCAGAAGGCAGTCTCGTTACGCAAAATGGTGCGGCGGTCGGTTCCAGCCTGATAGGGCAGGCATTTACATCGCCGCAGTATTTCTGGGGACGACCATCCGCAACCGGTCCTATGCCTAATAATGCATCCGCTTCCGGCGGCTCCAACCTGGGTCCGACCAATCCGGCCTTGCTGGATGCAGTGAAAGGCCGCATCGATGCCTTGAAAGCGGCGGATCCCGGCAATACGGCAGCAGTACCGGTCGATCTGGTCACGGCTTCCGGCAGCGGCCTGGATCCGGAGATTAGTGTGGCGGCAGCCTACTACCAGATGCCACGCGTGGCACGCGAACGTAAAATGGCGGTGGAAGAAGTCAAAGCCATGATAGATCGCATCAGCCAGCCGCAATACATGGGCTTTTTCGGTGAAAACCGTGTCAATGTACTGACATTGAACTTGGCGCTGGACCAGCGTTAA
- a CDS encoding esterase, giving the protein MFDLSLMGRLSFTHASPTKSPLQPGRNFLGIAEERDAVLYVPTGLESNAAVPLLVMFHGAGGSAEKVLPFLEEHAERNKFLLLVPQSMYVTWDIVIGGNGPDIQRLGQALTEVASHYLIDQEHFGFAGFSDGGSYSLSTGITNGDLVSHVIVFSGGFMSVFMQEGAPKVFISHGLVDEQLPIETSARPHAAKLKAAGYDVELVEFNGNHSIQPPIVALAVEFFLK; this is encoded by the coding sequence ATGTTTGATCTCTCATTAATGGGACGCCTGTCGTTCACGCACGCGTCGCCTACCAAATCTCCGTTGCAGCCTGGTCGTAACTTCCTCGGTATCGCCGAGGAACGTGATGCGGTGCTGTATGTTCCAACCGGTCTCGAGTCGAACGCCGCGGTGCCTTTGCTGGTCATGTTCCATGGCGCAGGCGGCAGCGCGGAAAAAGTCTTGCCCTTCCTCGAAGAGCATGCCGAGCGCAATAAATTCCTGTTGCTGGTGCCGCAATCGATGTATGTCACCTGGGACATCGTGATTGGCGGGAACGGCCCGGATATCCAGCGACTGGGCCAGGCACTGACCGAAGTTGCTTCCCATTACCTGATCGACCAGGAGCATTTCGGTTTCGCCGGCTTCTCTGACGGCGGCAGCTATTCACTGTCAACAGGCATCACCAATGGCGACCTGGTCAGCCATGTGATCGTCTTTTCCGGTGGTTTCATGTCTGTCTTCATGCAGGAAGGCGCGCCCAAGGTCTTTATCTCGCACGGCCTGGTCGATGAACAATTGCCGATTGAAACCAGCGCGCGTCCGCATGCAGCGAAGCTGAAAGCAGCCGGTTATGATGTTGAACTGGTCGAGTTCAACGGTAATCACTCCATCCAGCCGCCTATCGTCGCATTGGCAGTTGAGTTCTTTTTGAAGTAG
- a CDS encoding cupredoxin family protein, whose translation MKKLMLAVLLFASSVALAHDDVHGKPVFDASKAEQKEFGIAGDPARVHRTIKLVMSDDMRFTPNRIKVKEGETVRLVVKNKGKILHEVVLGTTAQLQEHAAMMRKFPTMAHEAPYMAHVKPGAIEEIVWTFNRPGEFDFACLITGHFEAGMTGKIQVGEKNRRNYFN comes from the coding sequence TTGAAAAAACTGATGTTGGCAGTTTTGCTGTTTGCCTCGTCCGTGGCGCTGGCCCATGATGATGTACACGGCAAGCCGGTATTCGATGCAAGCAAGGCCGAACAAAAAGAGTTTGGTATTGCCGGTGACCCGGCCAGGGTGCATAGAACCATCAAGCTGGTGATGAGCGACGATATGCGTTTTACCCCGAACAGGATCAAGGTCAAGGAAGGTGAAACCGTCAGGCTGGTGGTCAAGAACAAGGGCAAGATACTGCATGAAGTCGTGCTGGGAACGACAGCACAATTGCAGGAGCATGCGGCAATGATGCGTAAATTTCCCACGATGGCACATGAAGCACCGTATATGGCGCACGTAAAGCCGGGTGCTATCGAGGAAATCGTCTGGACCTTTAATCGTCCCGGTGAATTCGATTTTGCCTGCCTGATTACCGGTCACTTTGAAGCCGGTATGACAGGAAAAATCCAGGTTGGCGAAAAGAATCGCCGCAATTACTTCAATTGA